One segment of Paenibacillus rhizovicinus DNA contains the following:
- a CDS encoding helix-turn-helix domain-containing protein, translating into MAIKGQKFHHYPESIKVEAIRLHVEERWSYSRITAHLEIQDKDRVKRWMRKYREKGVSAFEDRRGNPHRDETKQERELKRLYMEVEVLKKWLQILNREGCKANTSSSTS; encoded by the coding sequence ATGGCGATTAAAGGACAAAAATTTCATCATTATCCGGAATCGATTAAGGTTGAGGCTATTCGACTGCATGTTGAGGAACGTTGGAGTTACAGTCGGATTACAGCACATTTGGAAATTCAGGATAAGGATCGAGTGAAGCGCTGGATGAGGAAGTATCGCGAAAAGGGAGTCTCTGCATTCGAGGACAGACGAGGTAACCCACATCGAGATGAAACGAAGCAAGAACGTGAGCTCAAGCGGCTCTACATGGAGGTTGAGGTGCTAAAAAAGTGGTTACAAATCTTGAATCGGGAGGGCTGCAAAGCAAACACATCGTCATCGACGAGTTGA
- a CDS encoding ATP-binding cassette domain-containing protein, with protein MIDRHPADSQGDSSSRGLRVDVRDAAVRFGSLTVLQELDLSIPAGQFLAVVGRSGCGKSTLLRLLAGLEQASQGSVSIGGAASAGLRSDVRVMFQDARLLPWKSVLDNVRIGVEGGDRAKALEALELVGLADRAKEWPSVLSGGQRQRVALARALVSDPSLLLFDEPLGALDALTRIEMQQLIERLWLERKFTAVLVTHDVSEAVALADRVVLVEQGTISQDITVSLARPREKDSGFTHYESSILNRVLGRRPASVTQGGFTI; from the coding sequence CAAGGGGATTCTTCTTCACGGGGATTGCGAGTAGACGTACGGGATGCGGCCGTCCGTTTCGGCAGCTTAACCGTGCTTCAGGAGCTGGATCTGTCGATTCCGGCCGGACAATTCCTGGCGGTCGTCGGGCGCAGCGGCTGCGGCAAGAGCACGCTGCTTCGTCTGCTGGCAGGCTTGGAACAAGCATCGCAAGGATCGGTATCCATAGGCGGCGCGGCTTCGGCCGGATTAAGATCGGACGTGCGGGTGATGTTCCAGGACGCCCGGCTGCTGCCTTGGAAAAGCGTGCTGGATAACGTTCGGATCGGCGTGGAAGGCGGCGACCGTGCCAAAGCGTTAGAAGCGCTGGAGCTCGTTGGCCTGGCCGACCGCGCGAAAGAATGGCCCTCCGTATTGTCGGGCGGCCAGCGGCAGCGGGTCGCCCTGGCCCGGGCGCTCGTCAGCGATCCGAGCCTCCTGCTGTTCGATGAACCGCTTGGCGCGCTCGATGCGCTTACCCGTATCGAGATGCAGCAGCTCATCGAACGGTTATGGCTGGAACGTAAGTTCACCGCCGTACTCGTCACCCATGACGTGAGCGAAGCCGTGGCGCTTGCCGACCGCGTCGTACTGGTGGAGCAAGGCACCATTTCGCAGGACATTACGGTCTCCCTGGCCCGTCCGCGCGAGAAGGACAGCGGATTTACCCACTACGAGAGCAGCATTCTGAATCGCGTGCTGGGAAGACGGCCGGCCAGCGTTACTCAGGGCGGCTTTACGATCTAG
- a CDS encoding IS3 family transposase: MVTNLESGGLQSKHIVIDELKSKRTVKELCAYLGISRSGYYSYLNRKDHDPDEDLKNKIKAIYEQRDKTVGYRRIQDELSRQYGLIVNHKKVLRLMQELGIKAIIRRKYVHRTSYEAAVSDGRIAANMLQRNFKADKPNQKWVTDVTQYRVFDERIYLSAIKDLWNNEIVGYHISRHNDNPLVLETFRKAFEKHKDVTGLIVHSDQGSQYTSHAYHDMLPQVGAQISMSRRGNCYDNASMESFFSHLKVEALYPYDIRSIDEAQRRIEEYIRFYNEDRAQRKLNKLTPVEYRRQLVA; the protein is encoded by the coding sequence GTGGTTACAAATCTTGAATCGGGAGGGCTGCAAAGCAAACACATCGTCATCGACGAGTTGAAAAGTAAACGAACTGTCAAGGAATTGTGTGCATATCTGGGGATCAGTCGAAGTGGTTACTACTCCTATCTAAACCGCAAAGACCACGATCCTGATGAAGATCTGAAGAACAAAATCAAAGCCATCTACGAACAGCGCGACAAGACTGTAGGGTACCGCCGCATACAGGATGAACTATCTCGTCAATATGGCCTCATAGTGAACCATAAGAAAGTATTACGCTTGATGCAGGAGCTTGGCATAAAAGCGATTATACGTCGTAAATATGTCCATCGAACAAGCTATGAAGCAGCTGTTTCAGATGGCAGAATAGCAGCAAACATGTTACAAAGAAACTTTAAGGCGGATAAACCCAATCAAAAATGGGTAACAGATGTGACGCAATATCGCGTATTCGATGAGAGAATTTACTTATCGGCGATCAAGGATTTGTGGAACAACGAAATCGTCGGATACCACATCAGTCGTCACAATGACAATCCGCTTGTGCTAGAGACGTTTAGGAAGGCGTTTGAAAAACATAAAGACGTGACTGGGCTGATCGTTCACAGCGATCAAGGAAGCCAGTACACGTCCCATGCTTACCACGACATGCTGCCACAGGTTGGCGCCCAAATCAGCATGTCACGCCGAGGCAATTGTTATGACAATGCCTCAATGGAGAGCTTCTTCTCTCATCTGAAAGTAGAAGCACTCTACCCTTATGATATACGATCCATCGATGAGGCACAAAGAAGAATTGAGGAATACATCCGCTTTTACAATGAAGATAGGGCTCAACGAAAACTAAACAAGCTGACTCCGGTCGAATACCGGCGTCAGCTTGTTGCCTAG
- a CDS encoding YdcF family protein, with translation MLERMNLVPNPFDCITEFMFFETDMQPSDVILIPGGSHPQLMERAAELYRQGLAPYILPSGGSNPKLQSTEWAFLREVGLALGIPDSAILKEDQAKNTFENARYSWEVLQRQGIRPRKAILACKSYHARRALLTYQVEFPTDVAFYISPVTDKTQTTKDNWFLDESKIHDVMSELTKVGQYFKHHIPNWAKR, from the coding sequence ATGCTGGAAAGGATGAACCTGGTGCCCAATCCATTCGACTGTATCACGGAGTTTATGTTTTTCGAGACGGACATGCAGCCATCCGATGTCATCTTGATCCCCGGAGGAAGCCATCCCCAATTAATGGAGAGGGCGGCAGAACTATATCGGCAAGGGCTTGCTCCGTACATCCTTCCTTCGGGAGGGTCAAATCCCAAATTGCAATCGACGGAATGGGCATTCCTTCGCGAAGTTGGCCTAGCGCTCGGAATACCCGACAGCGCCATTCTGAAGGAAGATCAAGCGAAGAATACATTCGAAAATGCAAGATATTCGTGGGAAGTGCTGCAACGGCAAGGAATCCGGCCAAGAAAAGCGATTCTAGCATGCAAATCCTATCACGCTAGACGCGCGTTGCTCACCTACCAAGTTGAATTTCCGACCGATGTTGCATTTTATATAAGCCCAGTGACGGATAAAACGCAGACTACGAAGGATAACTGGTTCCTGGATGAATCGAAGATCCATGATGTCATGAGCGAATTAACGAAAGTGGGCCAGTATTTTAAGCACCACATTCCGAATTGGGCGAAGCGATAA
- a CDS encoding HAD-IA family hydrolase, translated as MKLLWDFDGTLFDTYPVYTDVLYEVLAGASPKREILSRLKVSFTHAVRHYGLSEAQIRRIFELEEALHPAQTPPFPDVEHVLKFAEVNVIMTHKPRKEVMAILQHYGLAEYFKEIVAGDDGYPKKPDPASYLYLHGKHQLDLAIGDREIDILPAKAIGMQTCLFQNPTPVADFYLTHYKDFFKKITGGNL; from the coding sequence ATGAAGCTGCTTTGGGATTTTGACGGGACGCTATTCGATACCTACCCGGTATATACGGATGTCTTGTACGAGGTGCTGGCCGGGGCGTCGCCGAAGCGAGAGATCTTGTCGCGGTTGAAGGTTTCTTTTACCCACGCAGTGAGGCATTACGGGTTATCGGAGGCGCAAATCCGGCGCATTTTCGAGTTGGAGGAGGCCCTTCATCCGGCGCAGACGCCGCCATTCCCGGATGTGGAGCACGTCTTGAAGTTCGCGGAAGTCAATGTAATCATGACGCATAAACCGCGCAAGGAAGTCATGGCTATCCTGCAGCATTATGGTTTGGCGGAGTATTTCAAAGAAATCGTTGCGGGCGATGACGGGTATCCCAAGAAGCCCGATCCGGCGTCTTACCTGTATTTGCATGGCAAGCATCAACTTGATCTAGCCATCGGCGATCGAGAGATCGATATTCTTCCGGCCAAGGCGATCGGCATGCAAACCTGTTTATTTCAAAATCCAACGCCCGTAGCCGATTTCTACTTGACGCACTATAAGGACTTCTTCAAGAAGATCACGGGAGGGAATTTATGA